Proteins co-encoded in one Marinomonas sp. IMCC 4694 genomic window:
- a CDS encoding tripartite tricarboxylate transporter TctB family protein, which produces MHQSTRRRPGERLFGLLVLIASLWLFWQAYSIAQFSSLSSSGALPLAATAIMVVSACLVLSHTMRLPLTPNVRFVRHVFPPIVGIVVALIFMFAIMLEPVGFLLSATVFLFLSMTFLHRKGWVVSLVMTWASLVLVYCVFRLIFKVILPEGIIPERELMAAVSHWFNAFF; this is translated from the coding sequence ATGCATCAATCTACCCGTCGTCGGCCAGGTGAACGCTTGTTCGGCCTGCTCGTTTTGATCGCCAGTTTATGGCTGTTTTGGCAAGCATATAGCATTGCGCAATTTTCCTCATTGAGTTCATCTGGTGCACTGCCTCTTGCTGCCACAGCGATCATGGTCGTGAGTGCTTGCTTGGTTTTAAGCCACACCATGCGCCTCCCTTTAACACCAAATGTTCGCTTTGTACGTCATGTGTTCCCGCCTATCGTTGGCATTGTCGTGGCGCTCATTTTTATGTTTGCCATCATGCTGGAACCCGTGGGGTTTCTTCTTTCGGCGACGGTTTTCTTATTTCTGTCGATGACTTTTTTGCATCGCAAAGGCTGGGTCGTCAGCCTCGTCATGACATGGGCATCACTGGTTTTAGTGTATTGCGTATTTCGCCTGATTTTTAAGGTTATTTTGCCGGAAGGCATCATTCCTGAACGCGAGCTAATGGCGGCTGTATCTCATTGGTTTAACGCATTTTTCTAG
- a CDS encoding AEC family transporter, which yields MEAVINITAPIFFLILLGYLGGRLGFIPKELLPGLSRFVLYFALPALVFTKIVSMDVGQLIHPQYMMLYAAGGMFAFVFTVLISRFAFREPWAISGVHGLGGSMSNSAFVGFPILLQVFDHPMMHAFAMVIMVENVILFPAGLIFIEAVLGKRSANGKPLAFSVAKRIVTNPIIVAVFTGVAFASLGITLPAFIAQGLDVLAMGSAPAALIVIGGSLVGLSIKGRIGPLSLVALSKLIVFPLVVASLLRLTPTMPNDLNIAIMIFACVPMFSIYPIVGGQYGEQNVCASSLLVTTVLSFFTLTALLHFLV from the coding sequence ATGGAAGCGGTAATCAACATAACAGCCCCGATTTTTTTCCTCATACTGCTCGGTTATTTGGGTGGGCGTTTGGGCTTTATCCCAAAAGAATTATTGCCAGGCTTGAGTCGTTTTGTGCTGTATTTTGCCTTGCCGGCGTTAGTGTTCACTAAAATAGTCAGCATGGATGTTGGTCAGCTGATTCATCCCCAATACATGATGCTGTATGCCGCAGGAGGCATGTTTGCTTTCGTGTTCACTGTGTTGATCAGCCGATTCGCGTTTCGCGAACCTTGGGCGATCAGTGGTGTTCATGGGTTAGGCGGTAGCATGTCAAACAGCGCGTTTGTCGGCTTTCCTATTTTGTTGCAGGTATTTGACCATCCTATGATGCACGCGTTTGCCATGGTGATCATGGTGGAAAATGTCATTCTTTTTCCGGCGGGACTGATCTTTATTGAAGCCGTGTTAGGCAAACGCAGCGCTAATGGTAAGCCTCTTGCCTTCTCTGTAGCAAAACGCATCGTCACCAATCCCATCATTGTCGCCGTTTTTACCGGCGTCGCTTTTGCGTCATTAGGCATCACCTTGCCGGCGTTTATAGCGCAGGGATTAGATGTGCTTGCCATGGGCTCGGCCCCCGCCGCGTTAATCGTCATTGGCGGCTCCTTGGTGGGGTTGTCTATTAAGGGTCGCATAGGGCCGCTGTCTTTGGTGGCGTTGTCTAAATTGATTGTTTTTCCATTGGTAGTGGCCTCACTGTTAAGGCTAACACCTACCATGCCAAACGATTTAAACATTGCCATCATGATTTTTGCTTGCGTCCCCATGTTCAGCATTTACCCGATTGTGGGTGGGCAATACGGAGAGCAAAACGTCTGCGCAAGCAGCTTGCTGGTGACCACTGTGTTATCGTTTTTTACCTTGACCGCCTTATTGCATTTTTTGGTGTAA
- a CDS encoding tripartite tricarboxylate transporter permease — MEALSFFAISWVSPELLALTALGTFLGIYVGAIPGLSVTMAVSILISFTFSWDVNNALCLMVGVYMGGVYGGSRTAILLNIPGAPSAIATALDGYPLAQKGLAGEAIGLSTVMSVIGGFVGIMVLAVAAPVVSDFAISFQPRDYMLLGVLGIMLVGSLSGNSLAKGILAGAFGIVIGTVGLDPLTAEERFTFGVVDLWNGINPVAVMIGLFGISEALTQLHYMDKITVKQVIHRIVPKWKDVKRFLPLSLQSSSIGVIVGALPGTGGDIAALMAYDYAKRTTKNPDVPFGEGAKEGLVAPESANNAAVSGAYIPMLTLGIPGDAVTAVFIGALFIHGLNPGPLLMIEQPNIFWFTVGNLTLANLFILVFGLTGIRLFSKIVECPKGLLIPIIFLLSIVGAYSINNAVTDVWWMLAFGVIGYFMKQYGYPVGPVILGVILSRLIDENWRRAILSEQGSLSGFFGEALTSPLSCVLMVTIIGLFVSHTPLWTGRNKNKI, encoded by the coding sequence ATGGAAGCTTTGTCATTTTTCGCCATTTCTTGGGTGTCTCCTGAGCTCCTTGCGTTGACTGCGCTTGGCACATTTCTGGGCATTTATGTGGGCGCTATCCCAGGCTTATCGGTCACCATGGCGGTGTCCATTCTTATCTCATTTACTTTCTCATGGGATGTCAACAACGCCCTATGTCTTATGGTAGGTGTGTATATGGGAGGCGTTTATGGCGGCTCCCGTACGGCCATTTTACTGAATATCCCTGGGGCACCCTCTGCTATCGCGACGGCGCTCGATGGCTATCCGCTGGCACAAAAAGGGCTGGCCGGAGAAGCCATCGGGTTGTCAACCGTCATGTCGGTGATTGGGGGATTTGTGGGCATTATGGTGCTTGCCGTTGCCGCGCCCGTAGTGAGTGATTTTGCCATCAGCTTTCAACCAAGAGACTACATGCTACTCGGTGTGTTAGGCATCATGCTGGTGGGCTCCTTGTCTGGAAACAGCCTTGCAAAAGGCATCTTAGCAGGGGCATTTGGGATAGTGATTGGAACCGTCGGCTTAGACCCGCTGACCGCAGAAGAGCGCTTCACATTCGGTGTTGTTGACCTGTGGAATGGCATCAACCCCGTGGCAGTGATGATTGGCTTGTTTGGCATTTCAGAAGCCCTGACACAGCTTCATTATATGGACAAGATTACCGTCAAGCAGGTTATTCATCGTATTGTGCCAAAATGGAAAGACGTAAAACGCTTTTTGCCCTTAAGTTTGCAGTCGTCCTCTATCGGCGTCATTGTCGGCGCATTGCCTGGTACTGGAGGAGACATTGCCGCTTTAATGGCCTACGACTATGCAAAACGTACCACAAAAAATCCCGACGTCCCCTTCGGTGAAGGTGCAAAAGAAGGGCTAGTTGCACCAGAGTCTGCAAACAATGCCGCCGTGAGCGGTGCCTACATTCCTATGCTAACCCTCGGAATTCCTGGCGATGCCGTGACGGCGGTATTCATCGGCGCCCTGTTTATTCATGGGCTCAATCCAGGACCACTATTGATGATAGAGCAACCCAATATTTTCTGGTTCACGGTAGGCAACCTCACCCTAGCCAACCTCTTTATTCTGGTGTTTGGTCTCACTGGCATTCGACTATTTTCTAAAATTGTGGAGTGCCCAAAAGGGCTGCTCATTCCCATCATCTTCTTGCTGTCAATTGTCGGCGCTTATTCGATCAACAACGCCGTTACCGATGTGTGGTGGATGCTCGCATTTGGCGTCATTGGCTACTTCATGAAACAATACGGCTACCCTGTGGGACCTGTAATACTGGGCGTTATCCTATCGCGTTTAATTGACGAAAACTGGCGCCGCGCCATCTTATCAGAACAAGGAAGCCTCTCAGGCTTTTTCGGTGAAGCCCTCACCAGCCCGTTGTCCTGTGTGCTCATGGTCACTATCATCGGCTTATTTGTCTCACACACCCCACTGTGGACAGGTAGGAACAAAAACAAAATCTAA
- the aroQ gene encoding type II 3-dehydroquinate dehydratase, with protein sequence MSIIMVLNGPNLNLLGTREPATYGYETLADVEVLCREAAAKLGHQVECHQSNHEGVLVDLLHEAGRRIKTGEVLGVVFNPGAYTHTSIALHDAIKGADVPVIEVHISNVHAREAFRHHSYISPAATGIVVGMGVQGYVLGIQGLVHKLNA encoded by the coding sequence ATGTCGATCATTATGGTATTGAATGGCCCAAACTTAAACTTACTGGGCACCCGCGAGCCTGCCACCTACGGTTATGAAACCTTGGCTGACGTGGAAGTTCTGTGCCGTGAAGCGGCTGCCAAACTGGGTCACCAAGTGGAATGCCATCAATCAAACCACGAAGGTGTGCTGGTGGATCTCCTCCACGAAGCAGGCCGACGTATTAAAACAGGCGAAGTGTTGGGTGTCGTGTTCAACCCTGGCGCCTACACCCACACGTCCATTGCACTGCACGACGCTATAAAAGGTGCCGACGTCCCCGTGATAGAAGTGCACATCAGCAACGTACACGCGCGTGAAGCCTTCCGTCATCACTCTTATATATCCCCCGCTGCCACCGGCATCGTCGTTGGTATGGGCGTGCAAGGGTATGTATTGGGGATTCAAGGGCTAGTGCATAAACTGAACGCGTAG
- a CDS encoding GntR family transcriptional regulator, translated as MISTDDRKLVGQSVYEQLRSDIVTGVLSPGEKLKLNALRLRYSASVNTLRETLMRLVSDGFVQFVDQKGFTVKPVSSADLYELLELRQMLELSGVRKSMENTEGHMGWKSALISAHFRLYCIEKRMMEDEGGQVQRWEKADRDFHVIMVSHCGSQQLIRYHASVIELYMRYQVLALHRRPFRGRASMDDHQALLTALLDDDIDAVLALLNSHIDKGLALPDTDLTTAMASTAKIRQPA; from the coding sequence ACTTCGCTCAGACATAGTGACGGGCGTTTTGTCGCCAGGAGAAAAGTTAAAGCTGAATGCGCTACGACTGAGATACAGCGCCAGTGTGAACACGTTACGTGAAACGCTGATGCGTCTGGTGTCCGATGGTTTTGTTCAGTTTGTAGATCAAAAAGGCTTTACGGTCAAACCTGTGTCCAGCGCTGATTTATACGAACTGTTGGAGCTTCGGCAAATGTTGGAGCTGTCCGGTGTGCGTAAGTCCATGGAAAATACCGAAGGGCACATGGGGTGGAAGTCGGCGCTGATCAGTGCGCATTTTCGGCTATATTGTATCGAAAAACGCATGATGGAAGACGAGGGCGGACAGGTTCAACGATGGGAAAAAGCCGATCGTGACTTTCATGTCATTATGGTATCTCATTGCGGTTCTCAGCAACTTATTCGTTATCATGCCTCGGTGATTGAGCTTTATATGCGCTATCAGGTATTGGCTTTGCACCGTCGCCCTTTTCGTGGACGCGCCTCCATGGACGATCATCAGGCGTTATTAACCGCCCTCTTGGATGACGATATCGACGCCGTTCTTGCGCTGTTGAACTCACATATTGATAAAGGTCTCGCTCTGCCCGACACCGATTTGACCACAGCGATGGCGTCTACCGCGAAAATTCGCCAGCCCGCCTAG